The following are from one region of the Corylus avellana chromosome ca1, CavTom2PMs-1.0 genome:
- the LOC132167842 gene encoding protein farnesyltransferase/geranylgeranyltransferase type-1 subunit alpha, which produces MDSDEGNAQRVPLSQRPDWSDVTPVPQDDGPNPVVPIAYKEEFVETMNYFRAVYLADERSPRALWLTAEAIRLNAGNYTVWHFRRLILEALDGDLHDELGFTENIAKSNSKNYQIWHHRRWVAEKLGTDATSKELEFTKKILTLDAKNYHAWSHRQWVLQALGGWDDELHYCWQLLEEDIFNNSAWNQRYFVITTSPLLGGLEAMRESEVSYSVEAIVAHPENESPWRYLRGLYKGDIESWVNDPQVSSVCLKVLSAKNNNFTFALSTLLDLLCHGLQPSQELRDVVDALKASGENDQPDPDLAKTVCWILESVDPMRANYWKWRKSKLIS; this is translated from the exons ATGGACTCCGACGAGGGCAACGCGCAGAGGGTCCCGCTCAGCCAAAGGCCCGATTGGTCGGACGTGACTCCGGTTCCCCAGGACGACGGTCCAAATCCAGTCGTCCCAATCGCCTACAAGGAAGAATTCGTGGAAACCATGAACTACTTCCGAGCCGTCTATCTGGCCGACGAGCGCTCGCCTCGCGCTCTTTGGCTCACCGCCGAAGCCATCCGCTTGAACGCCGGCAATTACACT GTATGGCATTTCAGGCGTTTAATACTCGAGGCTCTGGATGGTGACTTGCATGATGAATTGGGTTTCACTGAGAATATTGCTAAGAGTAATTCCAAGAACTATCAGATATG GCATCATAGGAGGTGGGTTGCTGAGAAATTGGGAACTGATGCTACAAGCAAGGAACTTGAGTTCACCAAGAAGATACTTACTCTTGATGCTAAAAATTATCACGCTTGGTCCCATAGGCAG TGGGTTCTGCAGGCACTAGGAGGATGGGACGATGAACTTCACTACTGTTGGCAGCTCCTTGAAGAAGATATTTTTAACAATTCTGCTTGGAATCAG AGATACTTTGTTATAACAACATCTCCCCTGCTGGGTGGCCTGGAGGCTATGAGAGAGTCTGAAGTGAGTTACAGTGTTGAAGCCATAGTAGCCCACCCTGAGAATGAGAGCCCATGGAGATACCTTCGGGGGCTTTACAAAGGAGACATTGAGTCTTGGGTGAATGATCCTCAAGTTTCTTCAGTGTGTTTGAAGGTATTGAGTGCCAAAAACAACAACTTTACCTTTGCTCTGAGCACACTTTTGGATCTTCTCTGCCATGGCCTCCAACCAAGTCAAGAGTTGAGAGATGTTGTGGATGCTCTCAAGGCTTCAGGCGAAAATGATCAACCAGATCCTGACTTGGCAAAAACAGTTTGTTGGATCTTGGAAAGTGTAGACCCAATGAGAGCTAACTATTGGAAGTGGCGAAAGAGCAAGCTGATAAGCTGA
- the LOC132167083 gene encoding disease resistance protein RUN1-like, translating into MVGILGVGGIGKTTIAKEIYNLIAYQFEGSCFLANVRETAKREYSLVQLQETLLSEILGDSRSLKVGNVDRGINVIKYRLCSKRVLLILDDVDQSIQLETLAGELNWFGLGSRIIITTRDEKLLTNPPVELMYKVKELDHNEALQLFCWNAFKRDKPFDDYVELTERIIHYARGLPLALTVLGSDLHGRSINEWKSALDKYKRCPNKSIQEILIISYDGLDDNEKDIFLDIACFFKGKPADYVIKILDGCGFSSVIGIKVLMEKSLITIDKPNKFVMHDLLQEMGREIVRQESPEEPGERSRLWFHEDICHVLEEHTNFQNLTAMDVSSCQFLTKIPDLSRIPNLEELTLDNCTSLVEVYHSVGLLDKLVILRLVGCSNLTSFPKTLKLRSLEHLMLEDCVRLQNFPEIECKIERLGYIGLKCTPIKELPSSIGYAIGLQDLNLEGCENLMNLPSTIHHLQRLKRLSLRDCLKLVKFPQKVGDNGLSMPSIVSTKESEIFSSAELISFPPPMNSRICNDDLSGSDFVSIPVFIKRFVGLRSLKVADCKQLEEILELPPKIEDIYASGCISLERFFVLSKGFQFDRFPGLEWIDLSICHKLLENVGNDVENLLLDEGHFEDHQFGIIYPGNKIPNWFCNLKETSNDNKCKIDIYELSHLDGEITGIAMRVVIGIKGGQIPVQALCNVEIIINGLPRYSDDKAFHLSGSDHVWFLYHVPEFNELKGDNLQVKFWSPTSSVSFKSCGAHLVRRNEEKAEGKGQMLSPQHGGVLHENVGVRNENIENSVDLMDGIQHTKRRHDDDDDGDGNFESNWYPRHKRKYKKLEGMEELESNKGSSKPKVLCIDQESDDSSACISEARHLRAESFWSLWIGIMVSKLAACYCK; encoded by the exons ATGGTGGGGATACTTGGAGTTGGCGGGATTGGGAAGACAACTATTGCCAAAGAGATCTATAACTTGATTGCTTATCAGTTTgaaggtagttgttttcttgcaaatgtTAGAGAAACTGCAAAGCGAGAGTACAGTTTGGTCCAACTACAAGAGACACTTCTTTCTGAGATTCTAGGAGACTCTAGAAGTTTAAAGGTTGGCAATGTTGATCGAGGAATCAATGTGATAAAGTATAGGCTTTGTTCTAAAAGGGTTCTTTtaattcttgatgatgtggatcagtCGATCCAATTAGAAACATTAGCTGGGGAACTAaattggtttggtttaggaagtagaatcatcataacaacTAGAGATGAAAAACTGCTAACTAATCCTCCTGTTGAATTAATGTATAAGGTGAAAGAATTGGATCACAACGAAGCTCTTCAACTCTTTTGTTGGAATGCCTTCAAAAGAGACAAACCTTTTGACGATTATGTGGAACTCACAGAACGTATAATACATTATGCGAGAGGCCTTCCATTGGCTTTGACTGTGCTAGGTTCAGATCTACATGGTAGAAGTATaaatgaatggaaaagtgcattggaTAAGTACAAAAGATGTCCTAACAAAAGTATTCAAGAAATACTTATaataagttatgatggattGGATGATAATGAAAAGGATATTTTCCTTGATATTGCATGTTTCTTCAAAGGAAAGCCTGCGGATTATGTCATCAAAATATTAGACGGTTGTGGTTTCTCCTCGGTTATTGGTATCAAAGTGCTTATGGAGAAGTCTCTTATAACTATTGATAAGCCTAACAAATTTGTAATGCATGACTTgttgcaagaaatgggtagagaaattgttcgacaagaatcacccGAAGAACCTGGAGAACGGAGTAGGttgtggtttcatgaagatATTTGTCATGTATTAGAAGAACATACA aatttccAAAACTTGACAGCTATGGATGTCTCAAGTTGTCAATTCCTAACAAAAATTCCTGATCTTTCAAGGATCCCAAATTTAGAAGAATTGACTCTTGACAATTGTACAAGTTTAGTTGAGGTTTATCATTCTGTTGGATTACTTGATAAGCTTGTCATTTTGAGACTTGTAGGATGCTCTAACCTTACAAGCTTTCCAAAAACATTGAAGTTGAGATCTTTGGAACATCTTATGCTTGAAGATTGCGTAAGGCTTCAGAACTTTCCTGAAATTGAGTGTAAAATAGAAAGGTTAGGATACATTGGCCTAAAATGCACTCCTATAAAAGAATTGCCTTCATCTATTGGGTATGCCATTGGGCTTCAAGATTTAAATCTAGAAGGTTGCGAAAACCTTATGAATCTCCCAAGTACCATTCATCACTTGCAACGTCTAAAGAGACTTTCTCTTAGAGATTGTTTGAAACTTGTCAAGTTTCCACAGAAGGTGGGGGATAACGGACTATCCATGCCCTCTATTGTGTCCACAAAGGaatctgaaattttttcaaGTGCAGAATTAATCTCGTTCCCACCTCCTATGAATTCACGCATTTGTAATGACG ATCTATCGGGGAGCGATTTTGTTAGCATTCCTGTATTCATCAAAAGATTTGTTGGATTGAGGAGCCTTAAAGTGGCAGATTGCAAGCAACTTGAAGAAATTTTAGAACTTCCACCAAAAATAGAAGACATATATGCAAGTGGGTGCATATCATTGGAAAGATTTTTTGTATTATCAAAAGGATTTCAATTTGATAGATTCCCAGGGCTTGAATGGATTGATTTGTCCATATGCCATAAATTGCTTGAGAATGTAGGGAATGATGTGGAAAATCTTTTATTGGATGAG GGACATTTTGAGGACCATCAATTTGGCATTATTTATCCGGGAAATAAGATTCCAAATTGGTTCTGCAATCTTAAAGAGACTTCGAATGATAATAAATGCAAAATAGATATTTATGAGCTTTCACATTTGGATGGGGAGATCACAGGAATTGCTATGCGTGTTGTTATTGGAATAAAGGGTGGACAAATACCCGTTCAAGCTCTTTGTAATGTTGAGATCATCATCAATGGTTTACCAAGATATAGTGACGATAAAGCATTTCATTTATCAGGCTCAGATCATGTGTGGTTTCTATACCATGTTCCTGAATTTAATGAGTTGAAGGGGGACAATCTGCAAGTTAAGTTTTGGTCCCCCACAAGTTCAGTGTCCTTTAAAAGTTGTGGAGCACATTTAGTACGCAGGAATGAAGAGAAAGCAGAAGGGAAAGGTCAAATGTTGAGTCCTCAGCATGGAGGTGTGCTCCATGAGAATGTGGGTGTACGTaatgaaaatatagaaaattcaGTGGATTTAATGGATGGGATTCAACATACTAAAAGACGccacgatgatgatgatgatggtgatggtaACTTTGAATCCAATTGGTACCCACGGCATAAGAG GAAGTACAAGAAGTTGGAGGGAATGGAAGAGTTGGAATCCAACAAAGGATCAAGCAAGCCAAAG GTTTTGTGCATTGATCAGGAAAGTGACGATAGTTCTGCATGTATATCTGAAGCTAGGCATTTGAGAGCCGAGAGTTTTTGGTCTCTTTGGATAGGGATCATGGTTTCAAAACTAGCTGCTTGCTATTGcaaatga
- the LOC132167092 gene encoding mitogen-activated protein kinase kinase kinase 20-like has protein sequence MKRYREEEEDEYSLLCGELSWCRGPKIGQGAFGSVYIAELKKPRAFGSVVAVKSADPLNGNSLMWEKRVLDALQGCPNVIQTFGAETTKTRNGTVLYNVLLEFASGGSLADLILKSGCRGLSESDVRKHTKAILVGLKHIHARGFVHCDLKPDNVLFVPTADGFEVKIADFGLAKRVHSCQTETETPSWRGTSWFLAPECVIYGLQEAFSDIWALGCTVLIMLTGQLPWATVSGSKEFEDLMSQIRSESVPDIPDEISNVAKDFLKCCFAINPMHRLTADALLDHQFLEDLDETDSSSHVQLSKEKAANAKRIKCSPSSFPFGCSFIPLSDFSSQEAEVPEIRAENTNAVTSFPFGCSFIPLPDSSSEEGEEEDIRQPADSSAEQISWSAVFPKPLIRSRPLAHWQHPFTFTACAGA, from the coding sequence ATGAAGAGATatagagaggaggaggaggatgagtaCTCGCTCCTCTGTGGAGAGCTGTCGTGGTGTAGGGGACCGAAGATCGGCCAAGGAGCTTTTGGGTCTGTATACATAGCAGAACTGAAGAAACCCAGAGCTTTTGGGTCGGTTGTGGCTGTGAAATCGGCAGATCCGTTAAATGGGAATTCGCTTATGTGGGAAAAGAGGGTTCTTGATGCTCTCCAAGGCTGTCCTAATGTTATTCAGACATTTGGAGCAGAAACGACAAAAACGAGGAATGGGACTGTGCTCTACAATGTCCTCTTGGAATTTGCTTCGGGAGGAAGCCTTGCCGATTTAATACTAAAATCAGGCTGTCGTGGGTTGTCTGAGAGCGATGTCAGAAAGCACACAAAGGCTATTCTTGTGGGGTTGAAACACATTCATGCTCGTGGCTTTGTTCACTGTGACTTGAAGCCTGATAATGTTCTGTTTGTGCCTACTGCTGATGGGTTTGAGGTGAAAATTGCTGATTTTGGATTGgcaaagagagttcacagttgccagacagagacagagactcCATCTTGGAGAGGGACTTCCTGGTTTTTAGCACCAGAATGTGTAATTTACGGGCTACAAGAGGCCTTCTCTGATATATGGGCTCTTGGATGCACCGTGCTTATCATGCTCACCGGACAACTACCGTGGGCTACCGTGTCTGGTTCAAAGGAGTTTGAAGATCTTATGTCTCAAATTCGGTCTGAATCAGTGCCTGACATTCCGGACGAGATATCAAACGTGGCAAAGGATTTCTTGAAGTGCTGTTTTGCAATAAATCCCATGCATAGATTGACAGCTGATGCGCTGTTAGATCACCAATTTCTGGAGGATTTAGATGAGACAGATTCTTCTTCACATGTTCAACTATCAAAAGAAAAAGCTGCAAATGCTAAGAGGATTAAATGCAGTCCGTCGTCTTTTCCTTTTGGGTGTAGCTTCATACCATTGTCGGATTTTTCATCACAAGAGGCAGAGGTTCCAGAGATTCGAGCTGAAAATACAAACGCGGTCACATCTTTTCCTTTTGGGTGTAGTTTCATACCCCTACCAGATTCTTCATcagaagagggagaggaggaggacATCCGACAACCTGCTGATTCTTCTGCTGAGCAAATTAGCTGGAGTGCAGTTTTCCCAAAACCACTCATCCGCTCAAGGCCTTTAGCTCATTGGCAACATCCCTTTACTTTCACAGCTTGTGCGGGGGCTTAG